The Alnus glutinosa chromosome 3, dhAlnGlut1.1, whole genome shotgun sequence nucleotide sequence tatatatatatataaagttcttTTCGTAACACTTTTTaagacaattttaaaaaaaaaaaattagaaagaaaaaaaaaataaaaagcagtAATAAACAAAATACTCACAAATTATTGttacttttatgtcacatcatgacatcacaatcacaatgtaaaaaacaaaaaagcactCTAAAAAGTTTTACAAGCCctaattttaaagttttttttttgtcaaattaagCACACTTTGATCAAACGTAGCCATCAAAGTGTGGATTCGATtcagatattatatatatatatatatataatggtgaATTAGTAGCTGTATTCTTGCAGAATAGGTACCTCATTAATTGTTAACAATTAATTATGATCTCCACCTGTTATTTTCTGGTAGACCGTACCATCACCCACGACGACgctgaaaagtgaaaacttcAAACCACGACcgtcaaataataaaataaaactaacataTAAATCATTCTTCCCACTATATTGGACCTTCACGCAATTTtgcctttgtttttttctctcatttttctaaCCAATCACACAAACACATTACACACAATCCATCACTTAAACCATAATCAAATTGAACTCCTCATCCTCTTAAAATAAGCAAGAAGGAAAACCTTCCGTAAGAATATACAATTgcatttaattacaatttacaacAACAATTTCcacatgctaatttttttttgccaagcTCCCAATCTCAAGGaacataaaatttaaatacaacaaaTGTTTAGGGTCTACATATtttactataaattttttttttatatataaattaatgtgataattcataattaataaaataattaacaataaaataatgcaataaatcacacttttattcTAACATTATCTCATCCAACTGATGTGATATTATCAATTATGCTAATTCAATAAATGATTGACACTACCACATTAACAAAATGAGAtaataatatgaaataaaagtgtaatttataGTACGGATGAAATTTTGAGCTCATAATATTAGTCATGAGTTGAAAAAGGGAATTGAACTTTATAAGATCTAATTTGTCGTTGTAACTCAATAGCTAAATAGTAGAGCGGTCGATTGTTAGTTGACTTGTGGTAAGTTCAAATTTTACTAGGGAAATTCGATTCATTCCAAAGATGAAAAGATTCAGAATGAAAATATTCGCTCTAACCGTTAAGAGTAGGTAATCCGTTCGTGTCTTTGTTTCCATTCCACTCTATCTCATCGCATCACATCACATTCTATTATGCTATATTTGAGAATCAATGCTCAGTACGGAGGTATTGAGTCTATTGACCGGTATAGGTATAGAATaattctttgttctttgttccgcagattagggtttttttcaAGTAATTAAATTGGCAAATTAACTTATTTCTTAGTCGTTCCATCAATTATAATATGCAACCAGTTTatgagaaaaattataaattatattcttTGTAATACCCTTAACAATCCTCAattaaataatcataatacGAAATTAACTTTATTCTAAATTCTTCGTCGTCATCATCATGGGTCATCAACATCACTTTAGAAATCCTTGAGCAACTTGCGAACCTGCTCGAGGGTAACAAAAAGCACGACAGTGAAAGGCCCCTGTCTCGAAATGGTCGGCACGAAGCCCTTGTAGAGCGCCAAGGGCCCCTCGGCTCGCACAGTCTTCAGCGCGCAGTCTAGAGCCCCAGCATAGGGTGGCTCGGCCCCAGGCTCTACCTTCATGTTCATCACTCGGGTCTTGATCACGTCCACCGGGTTCGACGCAACGGCCGCCACGAACCCCGCCGCGAAACTCGCCGTCACGTGGGTCCCCAGCCCGTCCTTCATCACGCGCTTCTCGAGAATCATCTCCTTGATCTGGTCGTACGACGCGAGCTGCGAGGCCGTGACCAGCATGGCCCGGTTAATAGTCAGCGACGACCCGCGCCACAGGCTGGTGATCCCTTCCTGGCGAGCCATGCGGCCAATGGCGTCCACCACGCTCTTGTAGTTTCGACGCTGAGCAGGGGGGAGCCGCCCGTCGGCTTGCATGCGGACCATGGCCACGTCGGCGGGGTTCCCCACGGCGGCGCCGACCGCGCCGGCTACGAGCCCAGCCGCTATCTTGCGCACGAGCGGCAGGCTGCCGGAGTTCGGATCTGTCCACTTGTTCTTGAGGATGTCGTAGAGACCCATTCGGGTGGTGGAGTACAGAGTCTGGCGGAGGACGGTGGCGGAGATGCCGGAGAACAACGCGGCCACGCCTTCTTGCTGGACCAGACGGACGCCGACGGCGAGTAGTCCTGCACGCACCGCCTGAGGCTGTTGGAGTGGCACGTGGATGGACCCCGGAGCGGAGAGTGAGGTGGCGTGGAAGGCGAGAGCCGGGCGTAGAGTTTGGACTGCCGGTTTGGGGATCGGGGCCTGGTTTTCACCCTGGAGCTGCATTCGGACCTTGAGTAGGTCAAGTGGGTGGGTAGCACACCCTGCGACAATTGAAGCTATGCCTCCTTCAACAAAACCTTTCAAACCCatcttgaatttaaaattttttttttttttttttccctcaggaaacaaacaaaatgaaCTTGTTATAATAATCTGAAAGAATGAAATCTGGGTTTAGCTTTTGAGAGAGGTTTTAATCCTGGAATAGTGAAGAAGCTGGGTAATTAGATGGAAAAGCTTTCAAAGAAAATTACAGGACCAGTTGGAGCTGGGGTTCATCTCACTGGAGACCAGGAGATGGGAATGGAGGCCGAAGGCTACGGAGGAGTAATGAGGAACGCTGGGCCTTTGAGACATATGCCGTCAGAGAGAATGGGTTTTTGTGAGAGAAAAGAAACAATGGCCAATGGTTTGAGGCAAAGACGGAGGGCAAAGGGAATTTATAGGAGGAATGTGCTGGACCTGGCTgtgaaaggaaaggaaagttAGTGGAAATTGGGTTCTTACGCGAACTCCATGGCAAAACTCTCCTAACTTACGCGCTTCTACTCGTGGGtcccttttctatttttatttttttattattcgaATGATTTCCCCAAACGTCTCAAATCTCCACCATGGCACCATCCTTTCTGGAGAGTAGAGTTTTTGGGGCTTGACTTTGAAGTCGCCAAAGCCGGCTTCGGCTTGCCACGAGCTACTAGTCCAACTCATTTTTGCACTTTCATGACCatggaaaataaatgaaaaaaaaagccttctcctctttctttatttttatttacagaGGAGGAGGCAAAAGGGagaattaccaaaaaaaaaaagaaaaaaaaaaaaaaaaaaaaaagtaaggcaATACAacaagtaattttaaatatcatataaatgtatatatagtgTCTATCAAATAataaggtgacttttaaaattaccatttaatcaaattcatcatttg carries:
- the LOC133863046 gene encoding mitochondrial uncoupling protein 5 encodes the protein MGLKGFVEGGIASIVAGCATHPLDLLKVRMQLQGENQAPIPKPAVQTLRPALAFHATSLSAPGSIHVPLQQPQAVRAGLLAVGVRLVQQEGVAALFSGISATVLRQTLYSTTRMGLYDILKNKWTDPNSGSLPLVRKIAAGLVAGAVGAAVGNPADVAMVRMQADGRLPPAQRRNYKSVVDAIGRMARQEGITSLWRGSSLTINRAMLVTASQLASYDQIKEMILEKRVMKDGLGTHVTASFAAGFVAAVASNPVDVIKTRVMNMKVEPGAEPPYAGALDCALKTVRAEGPLALYKGFVPTISRQGPFTVVLFVTLEQVRKLLKDF